The genomic stretch CAACACACGCCTGCTATGACATGGATCATCCACCCTCCTGTCCTTAGGATGCTCTTTGGGGCTGCATTTAACCGTCATTGGAAATTGAAGGCTGTGATCCATGGAGGAGGTGCGGGGTCCCGCCCCATCCGGAGTTTCAAGAAATTCTCACAGGTCTCTAATTTTGCCTATCCCCCCCGCTCTCCCCGACACCAGCAGCAGCTTAATTTGTCTCGACATTTTGCTTGCCCTCATCCTCAGTCAGGGCCACTCAGTAATTTAAAAGTCCTTGCCGTTTCCATCTGAGTTTGCATATTTGGAAATGGGCTTTTTAATGAGGGTGGGACTCAGATCCCAAGAGCATCCCATGGCACATTCTCCGAAGTGGCTGTAGAAAGGTGGGCACTTGGGGAGAAAGTGCCTCCAGCTACACCCAAACCATCTAGGATTCTGTCCACCTTCTGGGCTCCAGCATCTCCCTAGGAAAGACTCTGCAGGCACCTTTCACAACAGGGCTCCCACCTGCCAGGCTTCCCCTCAGCCGTACAGGAATCCAGGTAGCCTCAGGGTCCGGTCGTGGCAGCCCGGGAGCCCGACAGCCGCCCCTCCCAGTGCCCCTTTTGGCCTTCCCGTTGCCCCTTTCTGTCAGAGGGGCGGGTCCAGCAGAGGCGGCTGCGAGCCGGGCCCGTGTGCCCACCCGCGTGCCCTGCCACCCACCTGTGGAAGAAGAGCAGGATGGAGAGAATGGTCTGGTCGATGTTGCGGTTGCAGATGCCCTCGTTGATCAGGTAGCAGGGGTcccgcagcacgggctctagcgaATCCTGCCGCATTATGCTGTTGAGCTTGTCGGCGTTGAGGTTCTCGAAGATCAGCTTCTCCTGCAGCTGCCGAAAGTTGCTCACGGTGGGGCTGCCCGGGTTGTTGTTGGCCCCGCTGCTGTCGCGCTGGAGCCTGCTCCGGTGGGCCAGGGCCAGGCAGCAGTTGCAGCAGTCGAGGCCGACAGGTGAGCGGCACTCGGGCTTGGACTGGGCCATATTCTCCGCCTCGGGGGACGCCTGGCCCGCGAGGTCAGGGGCGGCCGGCAGGTGCGCGGCCGCCGGGCCGGCCTGAGGGGACTCCAGGGTGTCTGGGAAAGACAAGCTGTGAGGAGAAGAGTTGGAAATGAGCGCCGAGAGCCGGCCACCCTCGGCTCGGCCCCCTTCTGGCTGTGCCGCTCGGGGTGCGAATAGAAACAGCTGGACAAACAGCTCTGAGCGGATCCTTCGGGctcacttcctcctcttcctcctcctctcccccacccgcTCCTCTCCGGGCCGGGGCCGCCCCCCTGAGGTGCCACACGCGGCCCCAGAGCCGTCCCAAGTTTCCCAAGTGTAAGCGGGGGCCCGGGGCGGACCTGTGGTAGCAGGAAGGGCGGTTGGCGGGGTAGAGGGAGAGCCGGGGCGcgccctcgctccctccctcacgggttccctccctccctccccggctCGCGGACTTGCCAGAACTCGGGCTCCCCGGGGCTGCGCCGGCGGAGCGGTAGCAGGAGCCGAGCGCGAGTGAGCGAGTGAGCGAGTGAGCGAGCAAGCGAGCCGCGCGTCCGGTAGTCGGCGCGGGGCCGTGACAACATGCAAATGACCCCTGGGGGGCAGGCGGACCACGAGGGGCCGCGCTTACCCCCGCGTGCTCCTCAGAGCCGGCGCGgtcctgccccgcccccagccccgccccgacCCCCGCACTCTAACGGCTGCCCGCACCCTCGCCTGAGGCGCCGGGAGCCCGGCCCAGCTCTCCCTCCTTCAACGCACTCCACGGCGCCCAAGCTCGGGCTCTCTCGCCGCTTCTGGCGCATCTTCGGCCAGAAATCCCCGAGAGCCGCCGATCGGGGCGGCCTCGCCACCCCGGTCTCGAGCTCGGCGGGCGGGCCAATGTGTCTGGTCCCACCGCGGACGGGTGCCCCTACAGGAGAGACGCCGCCTTCGAGAAGcggggtggcggtggtggtggggggaggtgcaGAGAGAGCGGTGGCCCCTGAGGAGAGTCTGAGGGCGCCGGGCACGCCTCGGGAGGACCCAAGACGGGCCTGGAACAAAACTCACAGAAGCACACTCAACTGCTCCTtggtctctgtccctttcttctcccttcactcatcttcccctttcctcccacTTGCTCTCTCCTGTCTCCCCTGAGCCCCAGCGGAGGCGGTCTCTGAGCTCGCTCCGGGGAGTGCCAGCCCCTCAGCGGGCTTCCCGCCGCCCCTGTTCCCTCGCTGTCTcaatcccccaccccccagcctgccTTCTCTTGGCCCTTCTCCCATTCTTTATCtcagttttcctctttatttactcctttctgctctttcctttctttctcgcccccccccccctttttttttttctcggtacgcgggcctgtcactgctgtggcctctcccgttgcggagcacaggctccggacgcgcaggctcagcggccatggctcacgggcccagccgctccgcggcacgtgggatcttcccggatcggggcacgaacccctgtcccctgtatcggcaggcggactcgcaaccactgcgccaccagggaagcccgcccccttttttattccttttctggattctttttctttatttcctcattcacccctttcctcccccattcctctttttcttgccttggtttctttcttccccttcctttccctcattTTATTCCCCTCGCTTCCCTCACCTCTGCACCTCCTCTTTCTCCCTAGTTTTGTCCCATCCTCCCCTCTTCACTTAGTTTCCCCgatttttccaaatttcctctcccctcccttttccaATCCCCACCTGCCACCTTACGTGATCTCTGTCCTTACCCTTTCAAgctgggcatgtaaattgatacagccactatggaaaaagtGATACATACCAATAAATTGATACATACCACTATGGTATGGAGGcgccttaaactaaaaatagaactgccttatgactcagcaatcccactactgggcatataccctgagaaaaccataattcagaaagagtcatgtaccacaatgttcattgcagctctatttacaatagccaggacatggaagcaacctaaatgtccatcgacagatgaagagataaacaagatatgccacatatatacaatggaatattactcagccataaaaaacacaattgcgtcatttgtagagatgtggatggatctagagactgtcatacagagtgaagtaagtcagagagagaaaagcaaatatcgtatattaacgcatatatgtggaacctagaaaaatgctacagatgaaccggtttgcagtgccgaaatagagacacagatgcagagaacaaacgtatggacaccaagggaggaaagtagCAGGGAGGTGTTGGTGGCGGGGGGATAAATtggtagattgggattgacatatatacactaatatgtataaaatggataactaataagaacctgctgtataaaaaatttttttaaagattatagggCAATTgtgtccaatagaaatatgagaatcacatatataaattttaattttcgtatagccatattttaaagttaattttaataatgtttgaATAATGTAATTGAAAAACATCAATCTAATAGCCCTATATCAAACTCTAAATTTTGATAACAGagagaatatactttcttttcagtTACTCAGAAAACTTTTACTAAAATTATGTTATATAAGACTACagagaaaatatcaaaaaattctagaaagtagAGGAAGAATAGCATAGCGGTTAACCTGTCTTGGGTAGATCCCACCGCCACCTTTGGCTAGCTGACCATGGGCAGTTTTCCCTTGAACTTCCTCTTTTCAAAATATCACCAATTAGAACAAGAACAGGCCATAATGCTCCAGCAATGTCCTGGTGGCCCCTGTGGCAGCTAACAGTCAATTAATGCTTCAGTTGCATGGAGGTCTCTTAAGAGGGAAGGTGGAGGGCAGGGGTAGAAG from Phocoena phocoena chromosome X, mPhoPho1.1, whole genome shotgun sequence encodes the following:
- the TSC22D3 gene encoding TSC22 domain family protein 3 isoform X1 produces the protein MAQSKPECRSPVGLDCCNCCLALAHRSRLQRDSSGANNNPGSPTVSNFRQLQEKLIFENLNADKLNSIMRQDSLEPVLRDPCYLINEGICNRNIDQTILSILLFFHSASGASVVALDNKIEQAMDLVKNHLMYAVREEVEILKEQIRELVEKNSQLERENTLLKTLASPEQLEKFQSRLSPEEPAPKTPEAPEAPGGSAV